From the Paludisphaera mucosa genome, one window contains:
- a CDS encoding alpha/beta hydrolase-fold protein, which yields MTRRLDQPRPTSILSAACASLLLICAYATSASAQAVIEAKPKAADAPKAAAAASNVSFAITYTEKVAQGSPITGRVYVMLAAAGSPGEPRFGPNWFRPQPFFARDVRDWKPGEAVVIDAQAVGFPDAIDKLAPGDYRAQAVVRVNPDTAKIGDGEGNFFGPIVDFKAPAAAAEAIKLTVDQVVPPHVFKETDRIKYAELVSPLLSAFHGREIKHQAAVILPKTPPSGKSPAVYIITGFGGDHHSAPRYAQSPGMRFAEDMTRIVLNADCGTGHHVFADSANNGPRGKALTEEFIPYLEKTFNLIPDPRARLVNGHSSGGWSSLWLQVAYPDFFGGVWSTSPDPVDFRDFQRIDVYAAGENMFKDRQGERRPLARMGTKPILFYEPFSKMEDVMGTGGQLGSFEAVFSPKGPDGTPLRLWDRKTGEIDAATAKAWESYDIRLVLERNWPTLGPKLAGKLHVITGSIDTFYLEGAVVKLKASLEKLGSDADVEIIPDKDHGNILDRNLAERIDHQMKAAVAPVLEAK from the coding sequence ATGACCCGACGTCTCGACCAACCCAGGCCGACTTCAATCCTTTCCGCGGCGTGCGCGTCGCTGCTGCTGATCTGCGCCTACGCGACGTCCGCCTCGGCGCAGGCGGTCATCGAGGCCAAGCCGAAAGCGGCCGATGCGCCCAAGGCGGCCGCCGCGGCCTCGAACGTGTCGTTCGCGATCACGTACACGGAGAAGGTCGCCCAGGGCTCGCCGATCACCGGCCGCGTCTACGTCATGCTGGCCGCCGCAGGGTCGCCCGGCGAGCCGCGGTTCGGGCCCAACTGGTTCCGCCCCCAGCCGTTCTTCGCCAGGGACGTCCGCGACTGGAAGCCGGGCGAGGCGGTCGTGATCGATGCCCAGGCCGTCGGCTTCCCCGACGCGATCGACAAGCTGGCCCCGGGCGACTACCGCGCCCAGGCCGTCGTCCGGGTGAATCCCGACACGGCCAAGATCGGCGACGGCGAGGGCAACTTCTTCGGCCCCATCGTCGACTTCAAGGCCCCGGCGGCGGCGGCCGAGGCGATCAAGCTGACGGTCGACCAGGTCGTCCCGCCGCACGTCTTCAAGGAGACCGATCGCATCAAGTATGCGGAACTCGTCAGCCCGTTGCTCTCGGCCTTCCACGGCCGGGAGATCAAGCATCAGGCGGCCGTGATCCTGCCCAAGACCCCGCCGAGCGGCAAGTCGCCGGCGGTCTACATCATCACCGGGTTCGGCGGCGACCATCATTCGGCCCCCCGCTACGCCCAGTCGCCGGGCATGCGCTTCGCCGAGGACATGACCCGCATCGTCCTCAACGCCGACTGCGGCACGGGCCACCACGTCTTCGCCGACAGCGCCAACAACGGCCCGCGCGGCAAGGCCCTGACGGAGGAGTTCATCCCCTACCTGGAGAAGACCTTTAACCTCATTCCCGACCCCCGCGCCCGACTGGTCAACGGCCACTCGTCGGGGGGCTGGAGCAGTCTTTGGCTCCAGGTCGCCTACCCCGACTTCTTCGGCGGCGTCTGGTCCACGAGCCCCGACCCGGTCGACTTCCGCGACTTCCAACGCATCGACGTCTACGCCGCCGGCGAGAACATGTTCAAGGACCGACAGGGCGAGCGCCGGCCGCTCGCCCGCATGGGGACGAAACCAATCCTCTTCTATGAGCCGTTCTCGAAGATGGAGGACGTCATGGGTACCGGCGGCCAGCTCGGCTCGTTCGAAGCCGTCTTCAGTCCCAAGGGCCCCGACGGCACGCCGCTCAGGCTCTGGGATCGCAAGACGGGCGAGATCGACGCCGCCACCGCCAAGGCCTGGGAGTCTTATGACATCCGCCTCGTCCTGGAGCGGAATTGGCCAACCCTCGGCCCCAAGCTCGCGGGCAAGCTGCACGTGATCACCGGTTCGATCGACACCTTCTACCTGGAAGGCGCGGTCGTGAAACTCAAGGCGTCGCTCGAGAAGCTCGGCAGCGACGCCGACGTCGAGATCATCCCCGACAAGGATCACGGCAACATCCTCGACCGCAACCTGGCCGAGCGGATCGATCACCAGATGAAGGCGGCCGTCGCCCCCGTGCTCGAAGCGAAGTGA
- a CDS encoding VanZ family protein gives MLRSLLVTLLVVYLFLLLTLTLAYKNAQPPPASERIRLTPFESITRDLSRGGRGFWVNIVGNVVVFTPLGAAFVLLGSRPRLWHAALAGLALSAAIEAAQSRSGSRFSDVDDVILNTLGAALGFVAIDAARHLLRPAREPG, from the coding sequence GTGCTCCGATCGCTGCTCGTCACGCTGCTGGTCGTCTATCTCTTCCTGCTCCTGACCCTGACCCTCGCCTACAAGAACGCGCAGCCGCCGCCCGCGTCCGAGCGCATCCGCCTGACGCCCTTCGAGAGCATCACGCGCGACCTCTCTCGGGGCGGCCGGGGCTTCTGGGTCAACATCGTGGGCAACGTCGTGGTCTTCACCCCGCTCGGCGCGGCGTTCGTGTTGCTCGGGAGCCGTCCCCGACTGTGGCACGCCGCGCTCGCGGGGCTCGCCCTGAGCGCGGCGATCGAGGCCGCCCAGTCGCGGTCGGGCTCGCGGTTCAGCGACGTCGACGACGTGATCCTGAACACGCTCGGGGCCGCGCTGGGGTTCGTCGCAATCGATGCGGCCCGCCATCTCCTGCGACCGGCGCGCGAGCCGGGCTGA